One genomic segment of Bremerella alba includes these proteins:
- a CDS encoding Na(+)-translocating NADH-quinone reductase subunit A yields the protein MPQRITISKGLNLPIAGKPKQSVQEIADVRKVAVIARDYVGMKPTMMVTEGDVVQLGQPLFEDKKTPGVFFTAPAAGKVVEVNRGAKRKFLSVVIEVEGDDTFSFESFSEDNLVGLDREKVEQNLLKSGLWTAFRTRPFGKVPAPGSSPRSIFVTAIDTSPLAADPAPIIKGNELEFIAGLEAISNLTDGKVHLCQAPGAALPGSDLPFVNDVEFEGKHPAGLAGTHIHFLDPAGPGRIVWYLGYQDVIAIGHLFRTGELDTRRVVSLAGPGVKEPRLIKAPIGASIEDLTKDQLNEGPMRKVSGSVLCGYESTGVEAYLGRYHTQVSVLEEGLNREMFGWLAPGFKKFSVKTVFASFLSPGELDMTTTANGSHRAIVPIEVYETIMPLDIEPTALLKSLIVEDTDSAQALGCLELEEEDIALCTFVDTGKHDFGTILRKNLTRIEAEG from the coding sequence ATGCCACAGCGGATCACGATTAGCAAAGGCCTGAACCTGCCTATCGCAGGCAAGCCGAAACAGTCGGTACAAGAGATCGCGGACGTTCGTAAGGTTGCCGTGATCGCTCGTGATTATGTCGGCATGAAGCCGACGATGATGGTTACCGAAGGGGATGTCGTCCAACTCGGACAGCCCCTGTTTGAAGACAAGAAGACGCCGGGGGTGTTCTTTACCGCACCCGCGGCCGGCAAGGTGGTTGAGGTCAACCGCGGTGCCAAGCGTAAGTTTCTCTCGGTGGTCATTGAAGTCGAAGGAGACGACACGTTCTCTTTTGAATCGTTCAGCGAAGACAACCTGGTAGGTCTCGACCGTGAAAAGGTCGAGCAGAACCTGTTGAAGTCGGGCCTGTGGACCGCATTTCGGACGCGACCTTTCGGTAAGGTTCCTGCTCCGGGGTCATCGCCTCGGTCGATCTTTGTCACGGCGATCGACACCAGCCCGCTTGCGGCTGATCCGGCCCCGATTATCAAGGGGAACGAACTGGAATTCATCGCAGGTCTTGAAGCAATCAGCAATTTGACCGACGGCAAGGTACATCTCTGCCAGGCTCCCGGAGCCGCACTGCCAGGCAGTGATCTTCCGTTTGTTAATGATGTCGAGTTTGAAGGCAAGCATCCTGCCGGTTTGGCGGGCACGCACATTCACTTCCTCGATCCGGCTGGGCCAGGCCGCATCGTATGGTATCTCGGTTATCAAGATGTGATCGCCATTGGTCACCTGTTTCGCACCGGCGAACTCGATACGCGGCGCGTTGTTTCGCTGGCCGGTCCCGGCGTGAAAGAGCCTCGGCTGATCAAAGCTCCGATCGGTGCGAGCATCGAAGACCTTACCAAAGACCAACTCAACGAAGGGCCGATGCGGAAAGTTTCCGGCTCCGTTCTGTGCGGTTACGAGTCCACCGGCGTCGAAGCCTATCTCGGTCGTTACCACACCCAGGTATCGGTCCTGGAAGAAGGTCTCAACCGCGAAATGTTCGGCTGGCTTGCACCCGGCTTTAAGAAGTTCTCGGTAAAGACCGTGTTCGCTTCGTTCCTGTCGCCAGGCGAACTGGACATGACGACGACCGCCAACGGTAGCCACCGGGCGATCGTGCCGATCGAAGTTTACGAAACGATCATGCCTCTGGACATCGAACCGACGGCCTTGCTCAAATCACTCATTGTAGAGGACACCGATTCCGCTCAGGCTTTGGGTTGCTTGGAATTGGAAGAGGAAGATATCGCCCTGTGTACCTTTGTGGACACGGGGAAACACGATTTCGGTACCATTCTGCGGAAAAACTTGACCCGCATTGAAGCCGAAGGATAG